One region of Bactrocera neohumeralis isolate Rockhampton chromosome 5, APGP_CSIRO_Bneo_wtdbg2-racon-allhic-juicebox.fasta_v2, whole genome shotgun sequence genomic DNA includes:
- the LOC126760276 gene encoding putative sodium-dependent multivitamin transporter — translation MATFGALDYGIVVLVLIVSAGIGVYYRVTGGKQNTTKEYLLAGRQMSILPVAFSLMTSFMSAVTLLGVSMENYQYGTMFVLINISYVLSTPAAAYLILPVFFRLKTASVYEYLELRFGYATRLCASLAYTVQMTLYMGIVLYAPALALEAVTGLNQNFSIILVGVVCTFYATLGGMKAVLITDIFQSLLMFVSVFSVIIFATIKAGSWGEIWRVANEGGRINFSDFRIDPTVRHTFWTQMIGGISTYLSVYGVNQTQVQRLLSVRNLKASQASLWWNLPILMLLSCSTCFSGLCMYYYYKDCDPLLQGRISSRDQLMPLFVVDTMSDIPGLSGLFVAGIFCASLSTISSAISSLAAVTVEDYIKPLLLWKTKQTLSDSRSTWFSKIFNLIYGAGCIGLAFLAGSLTGVLQAALSIFGIVGGPLLGLFTLGMYCTSVNQKGAITALLTSLAFCFWIGFGQPRPAPVSLEFSTEGCPATPPTSYVSDIFTQQLSTVEAAEPHYFYLYRISYMWYATIGFLVTFFMGLVCSWLYAKLGWDSNAHIYTDSACTTIKYDLFVPPIARRLRNRQVPVVVVTGTSSEIGGESSTPSNLEDETPTPQIDTHVTDLSMQNLEESKNSGKIPNSSGDIVLQNGNKQHVAAIS, via the coding sequence ATGGCTACTTTCGGTGCCCTCGACTATGGAATTGTTGTACTTGTGCTGATCGTATCAGCCGGTATCGGTGTATATTATCGTGTGACGGGCGGGAAGCAGAATACTACTAAGGAGTACCTGCTTGCTGGACGCCAGATGTCAATTCTGCCTGTAGCATTTAGCCTTATGACTAGCTTTATGTCCGCCGTCACTCTGCTGGGTGTATCGATGGAAAACTATCAGTACGGTACTATGTTTGTGCTCATCAATATCTCGTACGTCTTGTCCACACCGGCAGCTGCCTACCTCATTCTGCCAGTTTTCTTTCGACTGAAAACTGCATCCGTCTACGAATATTTGGAATTGCGATTTGGCTATGCCACCCGACTGTGCGCCTCTCTTGCCTATACTGTTCAAATGACACTCTACATGGGCATTGTATTGTATGCACCAGCACTAGCGCTTGAAGCCGTAACAGGTCTGAATCAAAACTTCTCAATAATTCTGGTGGGCGTAGTGTGTACCTTTTATGCCACATTGGGTGGAATGAAGGCAGTGCTTATCACAGATATTTTCCAGTCGCTGCTCATGTTTGTATCCGTGTTTAGTGTGATAATTTTCGCCACCATCAAAGCGGGAAGCTGGGGTGAGATCTGGCGTGTTGCAAATGAAGGTGGTCGCATCAATTTTTCGGATTTCCGTATTGATCCAACAGTTCGCCATACCTTTTGGACACAAATGATTGGTGGCATAAGCACATACTTATCCGTGTATGGCGTCAATCAGACGCAGGTCCAACGGTTGCTGTCAGTGCGCAATCTAAAAGCATCGCAAGCTTCTTTATGGTGGAACTTACCAATTTTGATGCTACTGAGTTGTAGTACCTGTTTCTCTGGACTCTGTATGTACTATTATTATAAAGACTGTGATCCTTTATTGCAAGGTCGTATTTCCTCACGGGATCAACTGATGCCACTTTTCGTCGTGGATACAATGTCAGACATACCCGGATTGTCGGGCCTATTTGTTGCGGGTATATTTTGCGCAAGTTTGTCAACAATTTCATCTGCTATCTCATCTTTGGCTGCCGTGACTGTCGAGGATTACATAAAACCATTGCTACTGTGGAAAACCAAACAAACTCTAAGTGATTCCAGAAGCACatggttttcaaaaattttcaatctgATTTATGGTGCGGGATGTATCGGTCTGGCATTCCTAGCAGGTTCGCTAACTGGTGTTCTACAGGCTGCACTTTCCATTTTTGGAATTGTCGGCGGTCCATTGTTGGGTCTATTCACGCTCGGCATGTACTGCACATCTGTTAATCAAAAGGGGGCAATAACGGCTCTCCTCACCAGCTTGGCATTTTGCTTTTGGATTGGTTTTGGTCAACCCAGACCTGCGCCGGTAAGCTTGGAATTCTCTACCGAAGGCTGTCCGGCGACGCCACCAACATCGTACGTCAGCGACATCTTCACACAACAACTGTCAACGGTGGAAGCAGCGGAGCCACATTATTTCTATCTCTATCGAATCTCATATATGTGGTATGCGACAATTGGCTTTCTCGTCACGTTCTTCATGGGCTTGGTATGCTCCTGGCTGTACGCCAAGCTGGGCTGGGATTCGAATGCACACATCTACACCGACAGCGCGTGTACGACAATCAAATATGACCTCTTTGTCCCCCCAATAGCGAGACGGTTGCGCAATCGACAAGTGCCCGTGGTGGTGGTGACAGGAACGAGCTCTGAAATCGGAGGCGAGTCTTCAACACCCAGCAACTTAGAAGATGAGACACCAACACCACAAATTGACACACATGTAACCGATCTTAGCATGCAGAACCTCGAGGAAAGTAAAAACAGTGGGAAAATACCGAACAGCAGTGGAGATATAGTTTTGCAAAATGGCAACAAGCAACATGTAGCCGCCATATCTTGA
- the LOC126760295 gene encoding NADH dehydrogenase [ubiquinone] 1 alpha subcomplex subunit 13 gives MSAAASATRKQDMPPPGGYKKIPYLRVPAKSYFTGFQMLAGYAVVTAAGMYVYYLTAKQIHREEIENRSAQNVIYPLLIAERDREFLKQLRRNRDEEAKLMANVPGWEVGTWYGEPVYKTLPKDTLVTPLFKEFYAHTDYKSYAKRAHLKLWS, from the exons ATGTCGGCTGCAGCCAGTGCCACTAGAAAGCAGGATATGCCCCCACCGGGTGGCTATAAGAAAATTCCATATCTGCGAGTTCCAGCCAAGAGTTATTTCACAG GCTTTCAAATGCTGGCCGGGTACGCGGTTGTTACAGCCGCAGGAATGTATGTGTACTATTTGACTGCCAAGCAAATTCATCGTGAAGagatagaaaatcgttctgcccAGAATGTCATATATCCCTTGCTTATAGCAGAACGTGATCGTGAATTTCTGAAGCAACTGCGCCGTAATCGCGACGAAGAAGCCAAATTAATGGCAAATGTGCCCGGTTGGGAG GTTGGTACTTGGTATGGTGAGCCCGTCTACAAGACCCTTCCTAAAGACACTCTTGTTACCCCCCTATTCAAGGAATTCTATGCTCATACCGATTATAAATCCTACGCCAAGCGCGCACATCTGAAATTGTGGTCTTAA
- the LOC126760291 gene encoding zinc finger protein 225, translated as MNPKRAKFTTLTSTVKEEVVPVLIHDPNAPDGAQYAYATFTSAEESESAVESLSGTHETIVSTQEVIIDEHGRAVTIQQLVDNHSVEEVETVEENDGTHTILHIVPSSPIPEETGTESGGDGDASLSPTDSMGNRSKTFYCPNCGNCYSAAGSLKLHMRACMKQREEVPPEQRKCEICNKVFNSVSYLKEHMMRHTGEGPRRCTRCYRKFIDEGKWKAHMESHKQQDKLDAEAQALADQHGGKKIVVKEFTCSFCSQNFTVVFEEGQVKRRYACDECREKYSNAEQLKQHKQMLGEKRDFHCERCGRKFVFEGFLQRHLPTCDGTIKRRRDMK; from the coding sequence atgaaCCCAAAGCGAGCCAAATTCACAACACTGACTTCAACGGTTAAAGAGGAAGTGGTTCCGGTACTGATTCATGATCCCAATGCTCCAGATGGTGCGCAATATGCATATGCTACATTTACATCGGCGGAAGAATCTGAATCTGCGGTTGAATCATTGTCTGGAACACATGAAACGATTGTAAGCACACAAGAAGTGATAATTGATGAACATGGACGTGCTGTGACCATTCAACAACTAGTCGACAATCATTCTGTCGAAGAGGTGGAGACCGTGGAAGAAAACGATGGCACACATACCATTTTACATATCGTACCTTCATCGCCAATTCCCGAAGAGACGGGAACCGAAAGTGGTGGTGATGGTGATGCCAGCCTTAGCCCAACTGATTCGATGGGAAACCGTTCTAAGACTTTTTATTGCCCAAATTGTGGCAATTGCTACAGTGCTGCAGGATCATTAAAACTACATATGCGCGCTTGCATGAAGCAGCGTGAAGAGGTTCCGCCAGAAcaaagaaaatgtgaaatttgcAATAAGGTATTCAATTCAGTTTCGTATTTAAAAGAGCATATGATGCGACACACAGGTGAAGGCCCAAGACGATGTACTCggtgttatagaaaatttattgacGAGGGTAAATGGAAAGCGCATATGGAGAGCCATAAACAACAAGATAAACTAGACGCGGAAGCTCAGGCTTTAGCTGATCAGCATGGAGGGAAAAAGATAGTGGTTAAAGAGTTCACGTGCTCATTTTGTTCACAAAACTTTACGGTGGTGTTCGAAGAAGGCCAAGTAAAACGGCGTTACGCCTGTGATGAGTGCCGTGAGAAGTATTCCAATGCGGAACAATTAAAACAGCACAAACAAATGTTAGGAGAGAAGCGTGATTTTCATTGCGAACGTTGTGGGCGCAAATTTGTCTTTGAGGGTTTCTTGCAAAGGCATCTTCCAACTTGTGATGGTACAATTAAACGACGACGGGACATGAAGTAA
- the LOC126760275 gene encoding nuclear RNA export factor 1, protein MPKRGGRANMNGPSGSRFVAFNDLDDRDDRDRDRDRERDNTRKDRNTRRVSFKPSLLQYSGGIKRRMAEIAIRSHLEDDEDMGDMPGTSKPDNTRRKGSPIPRKKFGNTMHISKSPFGWYQVWINNGQRYAKEELVSVLQRAIQPEQLIPLYWRSEKNNVSFYVDDHRVAERLDGLERAVQMPDGFRPYLRVRASCPQTPINDQLKTRMQLVMAKRYNAQTKALDMSSFHTDPDFRGIFCGIFRSHVMSAAIEIMEKNIPDLVALNLNNNNIASMEAFKNAHTRLSNLRILHLADNRIPTATHLIALRHVPLIELVLKNNGLCGRYKDHAHYVREIQRKFPKLKKLDGEELTPMIQFDVGEEVAVLPHAKASFLCDPNGTEIIRQFLEQYFLIFDSDNRQPLLDAYHDQAMLSLVVPPASQVGRLEKYWRYNRDFRRQNADDNTKVRQLRFGRLAVVSMLAELPKTKHYPRSFTVDLTLFTPKMIVFTVAGLFKEIDEVTEELRYFQRQYIIVPAGSGFCIRNEMVLITVAAQQQVRFFKKKIETANTPQLNNEAMTPSSGLSTGLQNRLHINQPSTSAAATLQPPQVGIDEATKIQMVQSLCAQSNMNIEWSTKCLQETNWDYNHAAFVFDKLHKENKIPPEAFIK, encoded by the exons ATGCCAAAACGTGGTGGTCGTGCTAATATGAACGGACCTAGTGGTTCACGTTTCGTAGCATTTAATGATTTGGACG ATCGAGATGATCGCGATCGTGACCGTGACCGTGAACGTGATAATACACGGAAGGATCGCAATACACGTCGGGTTAGCTTCAAACCATCATTACTGCAATATTCAGGTGGTATTAAAAGGAGAATGGCTGAGATAGCTATACGTTCACACTTAGAAGATGATGAAGATATGGGTGATATGCCAGGAACTTCCAAG CCGGATAATACACGCCGTAAAGGGTCACCCATACCTAGAAAAAAGTTTGGGAATACAATGCATATATCAAAGTCTCCATTTGGCTGGTATCAAGTTTGG ATAAACAATGGGCAACGGTATGCCAAGGAGGAACTTGTGAGCGTACTGCAGCGCGCCATACAGCCGGAGCAGCTGATACCGCTCTACTGGCGCAGCGAAAAGAACAACGTCTCATTCTATGTGGATGATCATAGAGTAGCTGAGCGTTTGGATGGACTCGAGCGCGCTGTGCAAATGCCCGATGGCTTCAGACCGTATTTACGCGTACGTGCCTCCTGTCCTCAGACGCCCATCAATGACCAGTTAAAGACCCGCATGCAATTGGTCATGGCAAAACGATACAATGCTCAGACCAAAGCGCTAGATATGTCCAGCTTCCATACAGATCCGGATTTTCGAGGCATATTTTGCGGAATCTTTCGCTCACATGTCATGTCGGCGGCGATCGAAATAATGGAGAAGAATATACCGGATTTGGTTGCGCTCAatttgaacaacaacaacatagcgTCCATGGAGGCATTCAAGAATGCACATACGCGTCTGTCAAACTTGCGCATCCTTCACTTGGCTGATAACAGA ATACCGACCGCAACACATTTGATCGCTCTACGTCATGTACCGCTCATCGAATtggtattgaaaaataatggaCTCTGCGGCCGCTACAAAGACCACGCGCATTACGTCAG GGAGATCCAGCGTAAATTTCCAAAGTTGAAGAAATTG GACGGTGAAGAACTGACGCCGATGATTCAGTTCGATGTGGGTGAAGAAGTTGCGGTTCTCCCTCATGCAAAGGCTTCTTTCCTTTGCGACCCAAATGGCACTGAAATTATACGTCAATTCCTGGAACAGTACTTTTTGATATTCGATTCAGATAATCGTCAGCCTTTGCTTGATGCTTACCATGACCAAGCGATGCTCTCACTGGTCGTGCCACCAGCGAGTCAAGTAGGCCG GCTTGAGAAATATTGGCGTTACAATCGTGATTTTCGTCGTCAAAACGCCGACGACAATACAAAGGTGCGCCAGTTACGTTTTGGCCGCCTTGCTGTGGTATCAATGCTCGCCGAGTTGCCTAAAACCAAGCATTATCCACGTTCTTTCACCGTAGACCTAACATTGTTTACC CCGAAAATGATCGTTTTCACTGTGGCCGGCTTATTCAAAGAAATTGATGAAGTTACTGAAGAATTACGCTATTTCCAGCGACAATACATAATTGTGCCCGCGGGCAGCGGCTTTTGCATCCGAAATGAAATGGTGCTGATCACGGTAGCCGCACAACAGCAAGTGCGcttctttaaaaagaaaatcgagACCGCTAATACACCCCAATTGAACAATGAAGCCATGACACCTAGTTCGGGCTTATCTACTGGCCTACAGAACCGATTGCATATCAACCAGCCTAGC ACTTCGGCAGCTGCAACCCTGCAACCGCCACAGGTAGGCATTGATGAGGCAACAAAAATCCAAATGGTGCAATCGTTATGTGCACAAAGTAATATGAACATCGAATGGAGCACGAA ATGTTTACAGGAAACCAATTGGGATTACAATCATGCTGCCTTTGTGTTTGACAAACtgcacaaagaaaataaaataccgCCGGAAGCCtttattaagtaa
- the LOC126760290 gene encoding retinol dehydrogenase 12: MPDNEDERLCFYGIWARLLPILLIGLIVVLLLWLLRKCIQGPRYRKANRIDGKVVIVTGCNTGIGKATALELARRGGRVYMACRDAVRCEAARLEIIERTGNQHVYNRTLDLASLASVRQFATRFLGDEQRLDILVNNAGIMATPRKLTADGFEQQLGVNHLGHFLLTNLLLERLKASAPSRIVVVSSAMYIFGRIKRNDLNSERHYSSFFGAYAQSKLANVLFTRKLAELLQGTGVTVNCCHPGVVRTELVRHIKFPGFGLLHYLVQFLWKSPEDGAQTQLRLALDPALELCSGDYYSDSMRWPLLPWAKNKDTADWLWTESEKLVGLSESAKHNEMEVVTVNGS; the protein is encoded by the coding sequence ATGCCAGATAATGAGGATGAGAGGCTGTGTTTCTATGGCATTTGGGCACGGCTACTACCAATTCTCCTTATTGGCTTAAtcgttgtattgttgttgtggctgctgCGCAAATGCATACAGGGTCCGCGTTATCGCAAGGCGAACCGCATTGATGGTAAAGTGGTGATTGTGACCGGCTGCAACACAGGCATCGGCAAGGCAACCGCCTTGGAATTGGCGCGTCGAGGCGGACGTGTTTATATGGCGTGTCGTGATGCGGTGCGTTGTGAAGCTGCGCGTCTGGAGATTATAGAGCGCACTGGCAATCAGCATGTCTATAATCGTACTTTGGATCTTGCTTCGCTGGCATCTGTGCGCCAGTTTGCAACGCGTTTTCTGGGCGATGAGCAACGTTTGGATATTTTAGTGAATAATGCGGGTATTATGGCCACGCCGCGCAAACTCACAGCTGACGGCTTCGAACAGCAGTTGGGCGTGAATCATCTGGGCCACTTTCTGCTGACAAATCTACTGCTGGAGCGTCTCAAAGCATCAGCGCCAAGCCGTATTGTAGTCGTCAGCTCAGCCATGTACATTTTCGGGCGAATTAAACGCAATGACCTGAATAGCGAACGCCATTATTCGAGCTTCTTCGGCGCTTACGCGCAAAGTAAGTTGGCAAATGTGTTGTTTACTCGTAAATTGGCGGAACTTTTGCAAGGCACTGGCGTAACAGTGAACTGCTGTCATCCTGGCGTAGTGCGCACTGAATTGGTGCGACATATAAAATTTCCAGGCTTCGGTTTGTTGCATTACCTGGTGCAGTTCTTGTGGAAGTCGCCGGAGGATGGTGCGCAAACACAACTCCGGCTGGCGCTTGATCCAGCCTTGGAACTCTGCAGTGGCGATTACTACAGCGATTCAATGCGCTGGCCGCTACTACCGTGGGCAAAGAACAAGGACACAGCCGATTGGCTATGGACGGAGAGCGAGAAACTGGTGGGACTCAGCGAGAGCGCGAAGCACAACGAAATGGAAGTGGTGACAGTGAATGGCTCGTAG
- the LOC126760297 gene encoding uncharacterized protein LOC126760297, which yields MGSCCSKDPDSQTSWSPSETKNASTTSTIVAQPTNDSTSAGVFTSTLVVPADTEGMSSETTTTTIIKTTKVTETVTTSEE from the exons atGGGCAGCTGCTGTTCAAAGGATCCGGACTCGCAGACCTCCTGGAGTCCTTCGGAGACCAAAAATGCG AGCACAACGTCGACAATTGTTGCGCAGCCAACGAACGATAGTACTTCGGCTGGAGTGTTTACGAGCACGTTAGTTGTGCCGGCCGACACAGAAGGCATGAGCTCCGAGACAACGACCACAACTATTATAAAGACAACAAAAGTCACAGAGACTGTGACGACCTCGGAGGAATGA